From the genome of Chelonia mydas isolate rCheMyd1 chromosome 2, rCheMyd1.pri.v2, whole genome shotgun sequence, one region includes:
- the SOCS6 gene encoding suppressor of cytokine signaling 6, which produces MKKISLKTIRKSFNLNKSKEESDFVVVQQPSLSEFGKDDSLFGSCYGKDLASCEVNSEDEKGGKNRSKSESLMGTLKRRLSAKQKQKGKGSTPSVSSADDDTFSSSSAPITFKDVRAQRPLRSTSLRNHHYSPTPWPLRSTNSEETCIKMEVKVKALVHSSNPSPALNGVRKDFHDLQSDSVFQEQNNTLKSTESQNGDLHLHIDEHVPVVIGLMPQDYIQYTVPLDEGMYPLEGSRSYCLDSSSPMEVSTVSSQVGGNAFHEDEGQVDQDVVVAPDIFVDQPVNGLLIGTTGVMLQSPRVNHSDVPPLSPLLPPMQNNQIQRNFNGLNGTDAHVAESMRCHLNFDPNSAPGVGRVYDSVQNSGPMVVTSLTEELKKLAKQGWYWGPITRWEAEGKLANVPDGSFLVRDSSDDRYLLSLSFRSHGKTLHTRIEHSNGRFSFYEQPDVEGHTSIVDLIEHSIRDSENGAFCYSRSRLPGSATYPVRLTNPVSRFMQVRSLQYLCRFVIRQYTRIDLIQKLPLPNKMKDYLQEKHY; this is translated from the coding sequence ATGAAGAAAATTAGTCTCAAAACAATTCGCAAGTCCTTTAacttaaataaaagcaaagaagaaagtgACTTTGTAGTGGTTCAGCAGCCATCATTAAGTGAATTTGGAAAAGATGACTCCTTGTTTGGCAGCTGCTATGGTAAAGATTTGGCTAGCTGTGAAGTTAACAGTGAAGATGAAAAAGGTGGCAAAAATAGATCAAAAAGTGAAAGCTTAATGGGTACTTTAAAAAGAAGACtttcagcaaaacaaaagcaaaaagggAAAGGCAGCACGCCATCTGTAAGCTCTGCTGATGACGATACCTTTTCTTCCTCATCTGCTCCAATAACCTTTAAAGATGTGAGAGCTCAAAGACCTCTAAGATCCACATCTCTCCGTAACCACCATTACAGTCCAACACCATGGCCTCTTCGATCGACAAACTCAGAAGAGACTTGTATCAAAATGGAAGTGAAAGTCAAGGCCTTGGTCCACTCCTCTAACCCAAGCCCAGCACTGAATGGTGTTCGAAAGGACTTCCATGACTTGCAGTCAGATAGTGTGTTTCAAGAACAAAACAATACATTAAAAAGTACAGAATCCCAGAATGGGGACCTACATCTTCATATTGATGAACACGTGCCTGTAGTTATTGGACTAATGCCTCAGGACTACATTCAGTATACTGTGCCTTTAGATGAGGGAATGTATCCTTTGGAAGGATCACGTAGTTACTGTCTGGATAGTTCCTCACCCATGGAAGTTTCAACTGTTTCTTCTCAAGTGGGCGGAAATGCTTTTCATGAAGATGAGGGTCAGGTGGATCAAGATGTAGTTGTTGCTCCAGATATCTTTGTGGACCAGCCAGTGAATGGTTTGTTGATTGGTACCACAGGTGTCATGTTGCAAAGCCCAAGAGTTAATCACAGTGATGTCCCTCCACTTTCACCATTGCTACCTCCAATGCAGAATAATCAAATCCAAAGGAACTTCAATGGACTGAATGGCACAGATGCCCATGTGGCTGAAAGTATGCGCTGCCATTTGAATTTTGATCCTAACTCTGCCCCAGGAGTTGGAAGAGTCTATGACTCTGTACAAAATAGTGGTCCTATGGTTGTGACGAGCCTCACAGAGGAACTGAAAAAACTTGCAAAACAAGGATGGTACTGGGGCCCTATCACACGTTGGGAGGCAGAGGGAAAACTGGCGAATGTGCCCGATGGTTCATTTCTTGTTCGAGATAGCTCTGATGACCGTTACCTTTTAAGCCTGAGTTTTCGCTCCCATGGTAAAACTCTTCATACTAGAATTGAACATTCAAACGGTAGGTTTAGCTTTTATGAACAACCAGATGTGGAGGGCCATACTTCTATTGTTGATCTAATTGAACATTCAATCAGGGACTCTGAAAATGGAGCTTTTTGCTATTCAAGGTCTCGATTGCCTGGATCTGCAACTTACCCAGTGAGACTGACAAACCCAGTATCTCGGTTTATGCAGGTGCGTTCCTTACAGTACCTGTGTCGTTTTGTTATACGTCAGTATACCAGAATAGACCTGATCCAGAAACTGCCTTTGCCAAACAAAATGAAGGATTATTTACAAGAAAAGCACTACTGA